The proteins below are encoded in one region of Peptoniphilus sp. GNH:
- a CDS encoding UxaA family hydrolase, whose amino-acid sequence MNKRTFWGYKRSDGRVGIRNHVLILPCSVCASDTTRIIASQVKEAVTFNMQLGCSQVGDDFQYTLDTLAGFAANPNIYGTVLVSLGCENAQLQIVKKEIEKRTNKPIESVIIQEEGGTLKAIEAATRYAKKMAADASMLRREEFPMSEIIMGTECGGSDPTSGLASNVLIGNLSDMMVEQGGTTVLSETTEFIGAEHILARRAKNEEVRRRIYDIVHRFEDHIKMNTGHEVRDGNPSPGNKAGGLTTLEEKSLGCIHKGGTTAVNEVYDYSKQMKAGEGLVIMDTPGNDPSSVAGMIAGGCQIVVFSTGRGTPTGNPIAPVIKVTGNRETAETMKDNLDWDASPTIYGEKTMAELAEECFDEMVDFCNGKLTKAETLGYNEIAIQRGANFV is encoded by the coding sequence ATGAATAAAAGAACATTTTGGGGTTATAAAAGAAGTGATGGAAGAGTAGGGATTAGAAATCATGTATTGATTCTGCCTTGTAGCGTTTGTGCTTCTGATACAACTAGGATAATTGCAAGTCAAGTAAAAGAAGCGGTTACATTTAATATGCAACTAGGATGCTCTCAAGTAGGAGATGACTTCCAATATACTCTAGATACACTTGCTGGATTTGCTGCAAATCCAAATATTTACGGAACTGTTTTAGTTTCTTTGGGTTGTGAAAATGCTCAACTACAAATTGTAAAAAAAGAAATTGAAAAGAGAACTAATAAACCTATTGAGTCTGTAATAATTCAGGAAGAAGGGGGCACTCTAAAGGCTATAGAAGCGGCAACTAGATATGCAAAGAAGATGGCTGCTGATGCTTCTATGCTTAGAAGAGAAGAGTTTCCGATGTCTGAAATTATAATGGGAACAGAATGTGGCGGTAGTGACCCAACATCTGGTCTTGCATCTAATGTATTGATAGGCAATCTTTCAGACATGATGGTTGAACAAGGTGGAACAACTGTTTTAAGTGAAACTACTGAGTTTATAGGTGCAGAGCATATTCTTGCTAGAAGAGCAAAGAATGAAGAAGTAAGAAGGAGAATCTACGATATAGTTCATAGATTCGAAGATCATATAAAGATGAATACAGGCCACGAAGTAAGAGATGGAAACCCATCCCCAGGTAATAAAGCTGGAGGACTTACTACACTAGAAGAAAAATCTTTAGGATGTATTCACAAGGGTGGTACTACCGCTGTAAATGAAGTTTATGATTACTCTAAGCAAATGAAAGCTGGAGAAGGTCTTGTAATAATGGACACACCAGGAAACGACCCATCATCTGTAGCAGGAATGATAGCAGGCGGATGCCAAATAGTTGTATTCTCTACAGGTAGAGGAACTCCAACAGGAAATCCTATAGCTCCTGTTATAAAGGTTACTGGAAATAGGGAAACTGCTGAAACCATGAAAGATAATCTTGACTGGGATGCAAGTCCGACTATTTATGGTGAAAAAACTATGGCTGAATTAGCTGAAGAATGTTTTGACGAAATGGTTGATTTTTGCAATGGAAAGCTTACTAAAGCTGAAACATTAGGATATAATGAAATCGCCATTCAAAGAGGAGCAAACTTCGTATAA
- a CDS encoding UxaA family hydrolase, whose protein sequence is MYNATIITESDNVVVAIEKINKGSDVSYRDLSGKDVKFKALDDVTIYHKIARRDIKEGEPIVKYGEHIGFANRDIKQGEHVHEHNCESRREDLEAME, encoded by the coding sequence ATGTATAATGCAACGATAATCACAGAAAGTGATAATGTAGTGGTAGCAATCGAAAAAATCAACAAAGGATCTGATGTTAGCTACAGAGATTTAAGTGGTAAGGATGTTAAATTTAAGGCGCTTGATGATGTTACAATTTATCATAAGATAGCAAGAAGAGATATCAAAGAAGGAGAACCAATTGTAAAATATGGGGAACATATAGGTTTTGCGAATAGAGATATCAAGCAAGGGGAACACGTTCATGAGCACAACTGCGAAAGCAGAAGAGAAGATTTAGAGGCAATGGAGTGA